One Nocardia huaxiensis genomic window, CCGAGATGCTCGGGAAGATCGGCGGCACCGTCAGCAGATTCGGGGCGTCGAACTTGAGCGGGTTCTTGCGCAGCTTCTTCGGCAGCTCGTCCAGCTTCGCCAGCCGGCCGCGAGACACATTGGCGCGCCCCAGCTTCGGCGGACCGGAGATCACGTCGAACCAGGTCGAGGAGTACGTGTAGTTCTCCTCCGAGCCGTCCTTGTGCACGGCGATGGTCTCGTCCAGCGTGCGCGTCTTGATGCCGTCGGAGATGAAGTACGCCGTCTCGGTGGGCGTCATCTCGATGGTGGCGCGCAGGATGATGCCGGTCAGGCCATTGCCGCCGACCGTCGCCCAGAACAGCTTGGCGTTCTTCTTCGGCGTGATGTGCTGCACCTGGCCGTCGGCGGTGAGCAGGTCGATGGACCGCACGTGATTGCCGAACGACCCCGCGCTGTGGTGGTTCTTGCCGTGGATGTCGGAGCCGATGGCCCCGCCCACGGTCACCTGCCGGGTGCCCGGCAGCACCGGCACCCACAGCCCGAACGGTAGCGCCGCCTTCATCAGCTGGTCGAGGCTCACGCCCGCGTCCACGTCGACCAGGCGGGAGTCGCGGTCGATGCGGTGGATGCGGTTCAGCGGCGTCATGTCGACGACCAGGCCGCCGGCGTTCTGCGCGTGGTCGCCGTAGGAGCGGCCGAGGCCGCGCGCGATCACACCGCGCCGCAGGTGCGCGGGCTTCGAGTCATTGTCCTCGGCGACCATGGCGACCGCCTTGGCGATCAGCTCGGGGTCACTGGTGGAGAGAACTTCGGAAGTGGTGGCTGCGGTACGACCCCATCCGGTGAGGCGGCGGGTCTGCGTCGGCAGCTCGTACGAGCCGCTCGACGCTGTGTCCGCGCCCTCGCCCGCCGGTTTCTGCTCGGCGGCGGCCGTGGTGGTGGTCTGAGCTTTCGTGGACATCGGGATAGAGGCTACAGGCATAACCGGCTCGCGGCTTGTGTCCTCAGTCCCTGGCACCACGCCACACCGGTGTGGCATTACTCTCGTGCGTTGTGACCGCAGCGGAACCCCATCTGCCCCTCCCGCCCGAGCTGCCCCTGGTCGACGAGCCGGGCGGCACGGATGTGGACCTCAAGACGCAGATGATCCGCTTCATCCTCACCGGTGGGTTCTCCGCGATTGTGGACCTGGGGCTCTACACCCTGCTGTTCAAGGTGTTCGGGGTGCCGCTGCCGGTGGCCAAGTCGATCAGCTTCATCGCGGGGACGACCACGGCGTATCTGATCAACCGGCGCTGGACCTTCAAGGCCGAGCCGAGCCGCAAGCGGTTCATCGCGGTTATCGCGCTGTACGCGGTCACCTTCGCGCTGCAGGTCGGCATCAACCAGATCTGCTACTACGCCATCCCGTCGAGCTGGGCGGAGTCGGTGCGTCTGGTGTTCGCCTTCTGCGTGGCCCAGGGCACCGCCACCGTGATCAACTTCATCGTGCAGCGCGCGGTGATCTTCAAGATCCACTGACTCCTGCGCTGAGTCCGGTACTCACTCAGTACTCGACGAGGGCGCGGGCCTCTTCCTTCGCACGGAAGTAGTCGCCGCCCTTGGCGCGGACATTGTCCGTACCCCACTGGCGGGCTTCGCGGACCGCGGGGACCAGGTGCGGAATGTGCTTGCGGCAGTGGATGTAGGCCTCTTCGATGTCGACCACCACCCAGCGTTCCGGCTGGCGGCCGCGTTCGTGCTGGGTGGGTAGATCGGGGACGCAGCGGCGCATGAGGGTGTCGTCGACGATGCGGGCGGTGCCGTTGATGTGCAGGCCGATGAGATCACGCACGAAATCGATCATGAGAATGCCGATGTGCGGGTTCTCCAGCATGTTTCCGAGACTGGCCATGACGCCGTTGCCGCGGTACTCGGGATAGGCGACGGTGCGGTCGTCCACCACGTGCAGGAATCCGGGGGTGCCGGCGCGGAAGCTGGAATCGCATTCTCCGTGTTTGTCGGAGGTTGCAATGAAGGCCATATCCATCCGGCGAATGAAATCGATCATGTGCTCGTTGAGTCGATTCCGGACTTGATCCTCGTAGAAGCGGTCCGCCCGTTCTTCGGTGCCGTACCGCTGCTGGAGTTCCCGTTCGCCGTCGCTGCCGTTTCTGATACCGGGCATCGTGCGCCCCCTTTGGTAGCTGAATACCGGATGGAAGAGGCTCGGCCACGAACATCGGCCATCCGAAATCCTATACGGTTTAACTATTTTGGTGTGGCGAATGCGTGAACCGGCCTAATTGCCCTGGTAGGGCGATGTCGACTGGTGCCGGACAAACCTTCCCGACGGAGGATCCTCCCGGATGAAATCTTCCACAAGGGACTTTCGTCGTTTAGCTAG contains:
- a CDS encoding GtrA family protein, giving the protein MTAAEPHLPLPPELPLVDEPGGTDVDLKTQMIRFILTGGFSAIVDLGLYTLLFKVFGVPLPVAKSISFIAGTTTAYLINRRWTFKAEPSRKRFIAVIALYAVTFALQVGINQICYYAIPSSWAESVRLVFAFCVAQGTATVINFIVQRAVIFKIH
- a CDS encoding FAD-binding oxidoreductase, translated to MSTKAQTTTTAAAEQKPAGEGADTASSGSYELPTQTRRLTGWGRTAATTSEVLSTSDPELIAKAVAMVAEDNDSKPAHLRRGVIARGLGRSYGDHAQNAGGLVVDMTPLNRIHRIDRDSRLVDVDAGVSLDQLMKAALPFGLWVPVLPGTRQVTVGGAIGSDIHGKNHHSAGSFGNHVRSIDLLTADGQVQHITPKKNAKLFWATVGGNGLTGIILRATIEMTPTETAYFISDGIKTRTLDETIAVHKDGSEENYTYSSTWFDVISGPPKLGRANVSRGRLAKLDELPKKLRKNPLKFDAPNLLTVPPIFPSISANKYTLGMVGEAYYALGGNYTGKVMNLTQFYHMLDVVSEWNRAYGPAGFVQYQFVLPPEALDEFTKIIIDIQKSGHYSALNVLKFFGPGNQAPLSFPMEGWNICVDFPVRPGLNELVRDLDRRVLEFGGRLYTAKDSRTDAATFHKMYPRIDEWIKIRRNVDPTGVFMSDMARRLELQ
- a CDS encoding pyridoxamine 5'-phosphate oxidase family protein, whose product is MPGIRNGSDGERELQQRYGTEERADRFYEDQVRNRLNEHMIDFIRRMDMAFIATSDKHGECDSSFRAGTPGFLHVVDDRTVAYPEYRGNGVMASLGNMLENPHIGILMIDFVRDLIGLHINGTARIVDDTLMRRCVPDLPTQHERGRQPERWVVVDIEEAYIHCRKHIPHLVPAVREARQWGTDNVRAKGGDYFRAKEEARALVEY